The following nucleotide sequence is from Bacteroidota bacterium.
TATGAATCGTAACAAGTATTAATAAGCACTTTATCATATAATGAACTTCTCCCGGAAGTGGAATATACTTGCTCCGCCTGTAAATAAGTTAAAGTAGGCTCCCCGAGATCAACATAAGCAATATCCGTAAAAAAATTTATTAAATATTCCGGGTTCAGGATAAAATTCTGATTTGCGCCTTTCACATTAGAATAATAAAGATAAATATAATCCTTATTTGGATCTATAAAAACGGTAGGTTGCACATTCGGTGTGCTGGTTCCAATATAAAAATTTGAAGGAACGTATTTCAAATTTTGTTTATATATCTCACTAAATAAATAGGTAACAAAATAAGTAGTTCTGCGTATGTGGTAATTTCTTTTATCCCAGTTGTCATCAAATTCACAATTTAACGGTTCTGCGCAATCCTCATCGTATGGGCAATCTGTTTTATCATAATAGTTTCTTTCAATACCATCTCCAATTGTAATTAAGCATGTTGGGACTGCACCTGCATAATTTTGGATTGTAGAATAAGTGTAAAAATTGTTGTGATAATCATTGTCATAGTTTACTTTTATATCCTTTAACCACCACTGTAACAATAGATGCCCATGCGTAAAGCCATTGCTGTAAATGCTTGCTTTAGCTTGTTGTAACTCTGTATATCCGCTTTTACTATCTTTCAAATTCCACTCTGTTGTCCACAACTCTTTTCTTTCAGAAGAAGTTAGATCAAAATCAAAATAATAGTTAAATTTATCCATAGAGATTTTATACGATATATGCTCTCCGGAGGTTTTAACAATAAAATCCCGAAAATTTCCTTCAGCTCCACCTAAACCTAAAATTTTGTCAAAAGCATCTTCTAAATCAACATCGTAATCATCAAAATCCCACAAATCACCTTCCCCTGCACAAGATGTTTCGGGTGTTAAATTGTCAATGGGAATATGCCCCCAGTTATCTGCCTCAAGATATGTATGCATAATTACTGCATCAAATTTATATTTGGAAGTTCCGTCAACCATTTCTTCATATTTGTCCCTTAAGGATTCATTCCAATCATCAGATGCCGCACACGCTGCCGTTATAGCTTCAAGTTTGAATGCATAATCATTACCTAAGGGCATTCCACAAATTCCTATTTTGTAATTGTATCCGCCTCCTGTTTTAAATTTATCTATAAAGTTGTGATCATCCAGCATATCTGTAGCACCTAAACCGTCATCTTCTAGTACATTTGAGTTCCCGGTGAGAGTTGTGCCATTTATAAATGCATAATAATCATCAAACTCATCAAACTCCATGGCATCACAGAAATAACCACTATAAGTCTCATTGCCCATTTCTACTCCTACAACGTTTACATCGTTACTACGCAAATAATCTGTAATTGCTCTGCATTCAGTTGCGGTTTCGCTGAGTATATTTAAGCAAACTATAACTTTAGTTAATGGTCTGCCAGGATAAGCTTCATCTATTTGATTAACGAGAGAAATAAAATCATCAAGATATCTTGTTGTAACACATTGTTGAGCAAACCATTTATCTCGAAATGATTTGAAATCTTGAACATGATCCTCAAAAATCCAAGTTTTTAATGCAATGTCCTCATCATAAAGTATACGATTGATATTACTTAAAGTCAGCTCTTCATAATCAAAGTACATATCCTCATCTGTCCAATCATAATATCTGGCAATTTCATAAATATCATAACCATAACCTACCGCGTCAGTGCCATCGGTATTATGTAATAAGTGCATAAATTTACTGTAGGAACCGCTTGGAAAACGTAGAACTTCTGGTGCCAAGTCTATTAACCATTGCCATGCATAATCACTTGTTCCATCATTAGGTAAGGTGGAAGGGTCAAACATGCCTGTTACATTAAAACCATAAATACCGGGATTAACATTTTTATCAATTCCTCCAAAAGTAACATAAAAATTGTCTGCAATCTCCAGATCTCTAAAGTGCAATCCCAGGGAGTCATCGTATGGTAAAGTATCATTTATTAAATAAATAGTATCTGCTCCGTCAGAATATACTAATGTATCCTCTGTGATTTCTTCAACGACAGTATCTGGTGTAATCTCGGATGTCCATTTAGCATCAAAGATTTTGAAACTAGAATTATTCTTGGGAACAGAACAAATTGCCATGACGCTAGCAATCAATATTGTTAGAAAACTAATGTGTTTTTGAAAGAATATCTTGAGTGCGCTTGTGGTTTGTTTTTTCATATGCTATTTTTTTAAAAATTGAAATATCATTTAGAGTCAGTATTATTGATAAAGTGAAAAGTTAGAATCATGGTTTTAATTTAAAATAAAAGTAAATAAACATAATTAATTAACCAAGTATTAGGGCAGAAAATGACAAAATCATCTTTTCAATATTAAAATTCAACCCTAGTTTCAGTTTGTATTAAGACTCTGGGTATGTTACAGCAAAAAATATAAAACAAATCTATCTAAAATTTTCAATTAACAAAAGTGAAAACGCCACATAGATCAAACAGATAAATAACTCCCCCGGCCACGATCCAACTATCAAATCTGTCTAACATACCGCCATGTCCCGGTATTAATTTACTAAAATCTTTGATCTCATTTCTGCGTTTATAATAAGATGCAAGCCAGTCGCCCAACGTTGCAGAAATAATCAGCACAAAAGAAATCAGCAATGCATCCGGCACATTGCTATTGATCCAAGTTCGGGTTAAAATTCCTGTAATTAAGGCGAAAATTGCCCCACCTGCTAAACCTTCCCAAGTTTTACCCGGACTTGTAACCGGAAATAATTTGTGTTTTCCCAGAATCTGACCAGTAATTTGGGAAAAACCATCAAAAACAAATACGATCAGAAAAACATAAATAACTGCATTATAATTGAAATTTTTAGCCATTAATAAAAATCCGATACTGAAAATTACATACATCAAAACAGCTACACCATAAAAAAGCAGACGTTTGTTATTAATATATTTTGCCAATTCAAATAAACCCACAACAAGTATCATCAGCATTACCGGCACGAAGTATTTATTTAAATAAATGATAAGTATCAATAATAAATTTACAATAATGAAATGAATAATTAGTTTCATCCAACGCTCTCTGATTGCAGCTTTTGTTGACTTACGGTTTGCCAAAACGGTTCCCACCGCACCGAGCAGAAAAAATGCTTCTATCCAATAAAATACAGGATGTATCACAAATTATTTTTTAATACCCAATATAAACCTTTCACATCAGATCGTTTAGCCTTTAACTTCAAAATAATAATAATCTCTTCAATTTTAGAAATACAACCAACAATGATCATCACATAAAATAACCATTCCATATAAACGGAAGAAAGTAAAAATACCAAAAATATTCCTTGCAAATAACCGGTTATTTTGGCTGAATATAAATGCAGTCCCAATAAATTACCGAATTTAATAATTACCAGAGAAACACTTGCGAGATATAAAAATATAAATATCCCAAAACCGATCTTGTGTTCCAGAACATAATTCCATTCAAATTGAAATACTCCTCCAAATGCCAGAAGATAACTCCCTATATCTGCCCACGAATCCAATTTAGCACCAATTAATGTGCGCTGATTAAAATTTCTTGCAATAAAACCATCCAGTATATCGGTTACCAGATTAATAATAAGTAAGGTGACAAATATTTTTTGTTCCTCTTTCAATAGAAAATACAATATAACGGGAAACATTATCAGCCTATATAAAGAAAGCACATTCGGGATGGTCCAGAATTTTTCTTTATATGGTGGAATTTCGTGTATCGATTTGCGCATTGGCTTAATGTCTGTTCACATAATAATCAAAATATTTACATTCCCCTATTGCTTTCTGATAAAATTCTGTTTCTGAATATTCATTTTTTATTATGGAAAAGTTGGTTCTGTAATTTTCCTTCAATCCATTTGCATTTTCATAATCAAAATCATCACTTCTGTAGTATTCATTTTGTTCACACTTTGCGAGCATAAAATAATTTAAGGCTGCAAATTCTTTTCCTCTTGATCCTTCAGCAGCAAGTTGGTAATAATATTTTGCCTTATCCAAATCATATATATCGTTATAATACCAGGAATAGGAATCGTTTGGATCTACTTTACTCAATTCACAGCCGTGACAGCGATAATAATCCAACGCCATCCATGCATTTCCCCAATACGACATATTATAATAGGCATTTCCCAATAAATGTTGAATTTCTGTTTTGTTTTCCGAATCTTTTTTAAGTTTTCCTTCCAGTTCAACGATTTTCTGACATAAACTGAGTTTTGTATAATCGCCGGGATATTCTACAAAATCGCAGTCATGACAATCGTAAATATGTATAACAAAAGGATCAGCAGGTAGCGTCATGTTTGGATGTAAAGTATCTTTCATCCCCGAAAAAATTCCAATAGCTTCTTTAAACCTGCCTTCGCGCATTAAAAGTGTTCCCTTTATTTCCAACATATCATCAGCATCATAAGGATATTGCGCCGCAAGAAATTTATCGAATTGGGAATTATTTTTATTGGTAAAATAATTAAATAATTCGGAAATAGGGGCCTTTTCAGGCTGTTCGTAAATATCATAATATTCCACTGCATTTGCTCTGCACATTTCGGCTTGCACTGGTTTGTCTGCGGCGAGATAATATTTCATCAGCTGATACATGACTATTCTTCTGGCATCACTTTTATTGGCATAAAGTGCTCCTTCATTTGTGGCTAACCATTCCAGATCAGGTTGAATAATTACTTCATTTTCTTTTGTTATTGTTCCAAGAGATTCAATCTTGTTTAATATGCTCGTAATTTTTGCTTGCGACCACATAGCAGATTGAATTACAGCATTTTCCATTGCCTTTTTACAATACATTTCACTGCCTGCAAAATCCTTTTTTAAATATAACAAAAATGCAGCAGCATTATACCAGTATGCAGGTGTCTGCATTTTATTGATGGTAATTGCTTGTTGAATAATAGCATATACTTCACTTATATCGTTTGACTCCACCCAACTGGAATTCAATTCTTCCATTTCTCCACCATAGTCAAAACTCCATCTTCCCGGCATATATGTTCTCTGAATTTTTTCTACCTCACGCGCCAGTAATAATTCAATTTCTTTGGAACCCGGATCCAGTTTCAACATTTCCTGTAAAGCGGGAACAGCGGAATTATTCTGATTTATTCCTGTAAGTAACCATAAAATATTTTTTTCATGATCGTTTTTGCACATGGCGAGACATTGTTGCCAGGTTGTTTCATTATCAATCCAAAAATCGCGTTCGCTATATAATCTTCGACTCAAACATCTATCAAAAACGATGGAATTATAATAACTCGCTTCCGCAAATTTATTTAATCTCCAATAAGCTCCCGCCCTTAGGGATAAACACCAATAATAAATAACAGATTCCTCTTTTTTTGTATTCCCAATAAATTGATCATACAGTGATAAACATTTTTCGTAGTCTTTGCTATAATGTGCTGCACGCATTGCCTGATAGGTATATCTCAATTTCAAAAATGGATCTTTTGAGGATTTAGCAAACTTTTCTGCTTCACGGGCAATTTCCTTAAGCGATTCCATGTCACGAACAGTTTCATTCCACCAATCAGATTGTGCGACATAGGGTTCAACCCTCATCGCAAAAAGCAGATATTGAAATGATTTAGAAGGATAATTATTTTTCCAAAAATCTATTAATTCATTATTTTTCCATTTATCGGATAAAGTCCCCTTACCTTTTAAATAATCTTCTATACCAAGAATATCCTCGGTCCCCGAATTATATATTACAGATTCAATATCCGTGTCGGAAATTTTATTCCCAAAATATTCTACCCAATTCTGCACATTTACACCTTTGCTTTCAAAAAGTTCTGTTTCAGATTCCCCTCCATTTTCTGCCCAATCTGTTAACCCGCCTTTCCAATAGTGATAAGAATAGAGAAAAGGATATAATTCCGGATAATTTATAAACTCTTGCCTGAAAGGCAATAGCGTAAGCTCATCCTCATCATATCCCCAGGCGCATGAATTAGCGATCTGAATTGGAATGATAAATAGTATACTACTTAAAAGAAGAATAAATAGCTTTGAGATCTTCATTTGTGTAATGGTTTATAATATTGGTATCAAGGTGATATAAAATTACTGTTCGGTCGGCACTTTTCAAATGTTCCCTCAAAAGTTTTGCCGCCGACAAACTACATTCTGCAGTTTGGGTCTCCAGTTTGATCGTATTTCCTTCCACCATAAACTGCCCTTCAAAATAAAAATTCTTTTTGGCGACATATTTATTTTCCCCAGAATTAATAAATAAAGAATCAGCCATATTTTCCGGATAGAGCGGATAAAATATTTTTATCAATTTTCCTTCATCAAATAATAATCCCCAGCTGAAACAGGCTATGGCAATGTCAAGTGGCAAAGGATAATCGTTAATATTTTCGATGTATTGATGAGCGGTATTCTCTTCAAAAATAGAATTTTGCCTACCAGCATTTTCAATATCTCCCATATTATAAAACATGAGCGTACCGCGATCTACCGGAGGAACACCGGTTTTTTCAAAATATTTAATTTGGTGCAAACGGATTGTAGCACTCCACTGCATTTCCTTAAACCCGGGGAAATTTTTTAATGCCTCTATTAAATAAAAATAAATCTGTTCCGTAGTTTCATTCCAATCACAATCCAATTGAATTTCCTTAGGGAAAGGTAGATCATTCGATTCAATCAGGTATTCGATTTTTCGCGCGATCTTAAAAGCGAGAAGTTTTACCGCGGTATCATTCTCTACACCCAATTTTTCAAAGGTTTCATTTGTAATAAATACAACTGGAATAATCTCTGTATTTCCCGGTATTTTTTCCGGAAACGAAATAGTTGCCAATGGAATTGGTTGCGATGCACCTTCATCCCAACCTACATCAAAAAATTTGATATAAAGTTTTTTTATTTCAAGGGTATCCAGTGTATTTTTTTCAGATTCACTTAAATTAAATTCGCTTTGCCAATAATAAAATGCAGGAGTTATTTTTATTTCTTCTTTATTACAAGATAGAAACAATAACAAAACCGGCAAAAAACAGCGCAATACAAATGGCATAGGGTTCAAAGATAAAAAATAGCGGGTTCGCCGATAAAATCACTTTACCCTTATCTTTACACCATGCGCCCGCTACGCCAGCTTGCTACTCAAACCGCAATTTATGGATTTACCACCATTTTGGTGCGCATGCTCAATTATTTGCTGGCTCCCTTACATACCAGAGTTTTTACTGACCAGGCGGATTATGGTATAATTTCAGAAATGTATGCCTATGTCACCTTTATTAACGTGATCGCTATGTTTGGACTGGAAACCGCATTTTTTCGATTTGCTTCCAACAACACCAATGAACTCGATAAAAATAAAGTTTTTGGAAGCGCACAACTATCATTGATCATTACCACCTTATTAATGGTCGGATTACTGATCGTTTCAGCCGGTGATATCGCCACTGCATTAAATTATGCCGGAAGAAATAATTATATCATCTTTTTTGCACTTATTATAGGATTTGACACACTTACAAATATTCCATTCGCAAAATTGCGTCTCGAAAACAGACCCTGGAAATATTTTACTTATAAATTCATCAACATACTTGTAAATATTTTATTGAATTTGTTTTTCCTTTGGCCGGCGCTAAAAAATGATTTTACTTTATTTTCAGCCTTTGGTTATACCTATCAACCGGAATATGGAATCTTATACGTTTTTGTTGCCAATTTAATTGCGAGTGCCGTTACTTTTTCTTTATTTATTCCCGATCTCTTTCATATTAAATTTGATCTTGCAATTTGGAAAAAATTGATGCGTTATGGTGCACCATTAATTATTCTCGGATTGGCCGGAATGATAAATGAAACTCTAGACAGAGTATTAATTAAATACTGGGGTTCCGGAACGCTGAACGACAATATGAAACAGGTAGGTATCTACAGTGCAGTATACAAGATATCCATCTTTATGACCCTTGCTGTACAAGGATTTCGAATGGGAGCGGAACCCTTCTTTTTTAAACAATCGCTGGAAAAAAATGCCCCGATCACCTATGCAAATGTTATGAAATATTTTGTGATAGCCTGTTGTATTATTTTTTTAGGTGTTGGGATGTTTCCTGATATTTTTAAAATAATTATCGGTGAAGAATATCATGAAGGATTGCACATTGTTCCCATATTATTACTGGCCAATTTATTTCTGGGAATTTATTACAATCAAAGTGTTTGGTATAAACTTACTGATAAAACAGTTTTTGCAACTATAATTCCAATTGTTGGTGCTGTAATTACTATTGCCTTAAACTTTATTTTAATTCCCATTTTAGGTTATACCGGTGCTGCATGGACCACCCTTGCCTGTTATTTCAGTATGGTGGTTATGAGTTTTATTATCGGACAAAAACATTATCATGTTCCTTATAATCTTCGAAAAATAATTGCCTATTTACTTGTATCGATCGTTTTATGTTTATTCGGATTGGGTTTATATAACACTTTGGATAATTATATACTTTCTTTTGTGATACGTCTTATTTTAGTAATCCTCTTTTTTGTTTTTGCCTGGTGGCTCGATATCAGTAAATTAGTAAGATCAAAACCCAATTAAATTTAAAACATGTTAAATATTCGAATTATAAATAAGTCGGCAAATGCCAATCCCGAATACGCAACAATACATGCTGCCGGAATGGATCTGAGGGCCGATATTTCGGAAAAAATGGAACTTCTCCCTCTCGACCGATGTCTGGTGCCTACCGGTATATTTATAGAGCTTCCAATTGGTTATGAAGCCCAAATTCGCCCACGCAGCGGTCTTGCAATTAATTCCGGTATTACCCTTTTAAATTCCCCCGGCACTATAGACGCCGATTACCGCGGTGAGATCAAGGTTATTATGATAAACCTCTCGAAACAGCCTTTTTATATCAACCCCGGCGACAAGATCGCACAAATGGTAGTTGCAAAACACGAGATAGTGGTTTGGGAAAATTCTACGGAACTTTCGTCTACAGACCGCGATACCGGCGGATTTGGTCACACAGGAAAGTAATTTCAGGTCACTTTATTTCTGCCTAACGGTTGATAGTTTATCTTTGCAGCCCAAAACAATAGATAGATATGAATATTATTATTCCAATGGCGGGAATGGGCAAAAGAATGCGACCACACACCCTCACTGTGCCAAAACCGTTGATCCCTGTTGCAGGAAAGGCAATAGTACAGCGCCTCGTGGAAGATATAGCACAAACCACCGATGAAAAAATTGAGGAGATCGCCTTTATAGTTGGTCGTTTTGGAAAGGAAGTGGAAGATGGTCTTGTTAAAATTGCCGAGGAACTTGGAGCCAAAGGAAAGATCTGTTATCAGGATGAACCACTGGGAACAGCACACGCAATTTTGTGCGCCGGAGATACTATCAGCGGACATATCATAATTGCCTTCGCAGATACGTTATTCAAAACCGATATCAAGATAGATACCAATAACGACGGCATTATTTGGGTGAATAAAGTGGACAATTGGAAGAATTTTGGTGTTATTGAACTCAATAATGAAGGTTTCATCACCAATTTTGTTGAAAAACCCGATCATTTTGTTTCTGATCTCGCTATAATCGGAGTTTATTATATGAAGGATGGAGAATTGTTGCGCAAAGAAATGCAATATCTCATTGACAATAATATTAAAGAAAAAGGGGAATATCAATTGACCAACGCTCTGGAAAGCATGAAACAAAAAGGATACAAATTTAGTCCGGGCAAAGTGGATGAGTGGCTGGATTGCGGAAATAAAGACGCAACCGTATATACAAATCAGCGCATTCTCGAATTAAAAAAGGACAGTGAAAAACTTGTAGCAGATTCAGTGAAATGTGTTAATTCCGTAATTATTTCTCCTTGTTATATCGGAGAAAATGTGGTGATAGAAAATTCCGTAGTGGGTCCACATGTATCCATTGGAAAGAACTCAACAGTTAAAAATTCGTTAATAAGGAATTCAATCATACAAAATTCCGTTATTATTACAGAAAAAAATATCTCCAACTCCATGATTGGTAGTTTTGCTTCAGTTGAGGGCAAGGCAGAGGATTTGAGTTTAGGGGATTACAGTACTCAGGCATGATAAAAAATACTAAAAATTTACTCTATCTATTATCCATAGTTTTTTTACTTACGGTATCCGCGTGCAGCGGCACTAAAAAAACACAAACTACAAATACAGAACCCAATAGAATGCCGCAGAAAACTTTTTCTGCTAAAGGGGAGGGAAAAATTGATTCTGCAGAAATTGAACGATTATATATTGATGGTTGTAAATTTCTCGCAACCGATGATATTGAAAAAGCAGTAAATGCTTTTGGTGATATATTAAAAGTTGATCCAAATAATACTGCAAGTATGTTTCAACTGAGTACTATTTATTTTAAATATGGTCAGTTGGGAGATGCACAAAATTATATCAAAAATGCAGTTGCACTTGAACCGAAAAATATTTATTACCAATTATTGTATGCCGACATTTTATCTTACAGTG
It contains:
- a CDS encoding T9SS type A sorting domain-containing protein produces the protein MKKQTTSALKIFFQKHISFLTILIASVMAICSVPKNNSSFKIFDAKWTSEITPDTVVEEITEDTLVYSDGADTIYLINDTLPYDDSLGLHFRDLEIADNFYVTFGGIDKNVNPGIYGFNVTGMFDPSTLPNDGTSDYAWQWLIDLAPEVLRFPSGSYSKFMHLLHNTDGTDAVGYGYDIYEIARYYDWTDEDMYFDYEELTLSNINRILYDEDIALKTWIFEDHVQDFKSFRDKWFAQQCVTTRYLDDFISLVNQIDEAYPGRPLTKVIVCLNILSETATECRAITDYLRSNDVNVVGVEMGNETYSGYFCDAMEFDEFDDYYAFINGTTLTGNSNVLEDDGLGATDMLDDHNFIDKFKTGGGYNYKIGICGMPLGNDYAFKLEAITAACAASDDWNESLRDKYEEMVDGTSKYKFDAVIMHTYLEADNWGHIPIDNLTPETSCAGEGDLWDFDDYDVDLEDAFDKILGLGGAEGNFRDFIVKTSGEHISYKISMDKFNYYFDFDLTSSERKELWTTEWNLKDSKSGYTELQQAKASIYSNGFTHGHLLLQWWLKDIKVNYDNDYHNNFYTYSTIQNYAGAVPTCLITIGDGIERNYYDKTDCPYDEDCAEPLNCEFDDNWDKRNYHIRRTTYFVTYLFSEIYKQNLKYVPSNFYIGTSTPNVQPTVFIDPNKDYIYLYYSNVKGANQNFILNPEYLINFFTDIAYVDLGEPTLTYLQAEQVYSTSGRSSLYDKVLINTCYDSYDHPFEIKADTEAEIDGAIIEDEANDPECPGSGYAINGCLTAPAYSIGYFKIPIYPIEDPFKTANKINNYDLHIYPNPSATFFQVKSNNPATNSVVDLKITILNLDGKLKYSTNSILGEIINISDLSAGCYLVLIDDGINKFYKKLIKTE
- a CDS encoding phosphatidate cytidylyltransferase; this encodes MIHPVFYWIEAFFLLGAVGTVLANRKSTKAAIRERWMKLIIHFIIVNLLLILIIYLNKYFVPVMLMILVVGLFELAKYINNKRLLFYGVAVLMYVIFSIGFLLMAKNFNYNAVIYVFLIVFVFDGFSQITGQILGKHKLFPVTSPGKTWEGLAGGAIFALITGILTRTWINSNVPDALLISFVLIISATLGDWLASYYKRRNEIKDFSKLIPGHGGMLDRFDSWIVAGGVIYLFDLCGVFTFVN
- a CDS encoding CDP-alcohol phosphatidyltransferase family protein; its protein translation is MRKSIHEIPPYKEKFWTIPNVLSLYRLIMFPVILYFLLKEEQKIFVTLLIINLVTDILDGFIARNFNQRTLIGAKLDSWADIGSYLLAFGGVFQFEWNYVLEHKIGFGIFIFLYLASVSLVIIKFGNLLGLHLYSAKITGYLQGIFLVFLLSSVYMEWLFYVMIIVGCISKIEEIIIILKLKAKRSDVKGLYWVLKNNL
- a CDS encoding polysaccharide biosynthesis C-terminal domain-containing protein, translating into MRPLRQLATQTAIYGFTTILVRMLNYLLAPLHTRVFTDQADYGIISEMYAYVTFINVIAMFGLETAFFRFASNNTNELDKNKVFGSAQLSLIITTLLMVGLLIVSAGDIATALNYAGRNNYIIFFALIIGFDTLTNIPFAKLRLENRPWKYFTYKFINILVNILLNLFFLWPALKNDFTLFSAFGYTYQPEYGILYVFVANLIASAVTFSLFIPDLFHIKFDLAIWKKLMRYGAPLIILGLAGMINETLDRVLIKYWGSGTLNDNMKQVGIYSAVYKISIFMTLAVQGFRMGAEPFFFKQSLEKNAPITYANVMKYFVIACCIIFLGVGMFPDIFKIIIGEEYHEGLHIVPILLLANLFLGIYYNQSVWYKLTDKTVFATIIPIVGAVITIALNFILIPILGYTGAAWTTLACYFSMVVMSFIIGQKHYHVPYNLRKIIAYLLVSIVLCLFGLGLYNTLDNYILSFVIRLILVILFFVFAWWLDISKLVRSKPN
- the dut gene encoding dUTP diphosphatase, coding for MLNIRIINKSANANPEYATIHAAGMDLRADISEKMELLPLDRCLVPTGIFIELPIGYEAQIRPRSGLAINSGITLLNSPGTIDADYRGEIKVIMINLSKQPFYINPGDKIAQMVVAKHEIVVWENSTELSSTDRDTGGFGHTGK
- a CDS encoding nucleotidyltransferase; translated protein: MNIIIPMAGMGKRMRPHTLTVPKPLIPVAGKAIVQRLVEDIAQTTDEKIEEIAFIVGRFGKEVEDGLVKIAEELGAKGKICYQDEPLGTAHAILCAGDTISGHIIIAFADTLFKTDIKIDTNNDGIIWVNKVDNWKNFGVIELNNEGFITNFVEKPDHFVSDLAIIGVYYMKDGELLRKEMQYLIDNNIKEKGEYQLTNALESMKQKGYKFSPGKVDEWLDCGNKDATVYTNQRILELKKDSEKLVADSVKCVNSVIISPCYIGENVVIENSVVGPHVSIGKNSTVKNSLIRNSIIQNSVIITEKNISNSMIGSFASVEGKAEDLSLGDYSTQA